A genomic window from Halorubrum trapanicum includes:
- a CDS encoding 50S ribosomal protein L11 translates to MAGTIEALVPGGQANPGPPLGPELGPTPVDVQDVVAEINDETAAFDGMEVPVTVEYDDDGSFTIEVGVPPTAELIKDEAGFDTGSGEPQENFVADMSIEQVKKVAEQKSSDLLAYDTKAAAKEVGGTCASLGVTIEGEDARTFDDRVDAGEYDDVLDE, encoded by the coding sequence ATGGCTGGAACTATCGAAGCGCTCGTCCCCGGCGGGCAGGCCAACCCCGGCCCGCCGCTCGGTCCCGAGCTCGGACCGACGCCGGTGGACGTTCAGGACGTCGTCGCGGAGATCAACGACGAGACCGCTGCCTTCGACGGCATGGAGGTGCCCGTCACCGTCGAGTACGACGACGACGGCTCCTTCACCATCGAGGTCGGCGTGCCGCCCACCGCGGAGCTCATCAAGGACGAGGCCGGCTTCGACACCGGCTCAGGCGAGCCCCAGGAGAACTTCGTCGCCGACATGTCGATCGAGCAGGTGAAGAAGGTCGCCGAGCAGAAGTCGAGCGACCTGCTCGCGTACGACACGAAGGCCGCCGCCAAGGAGGTCGGCGGCACCTGCGCCTCCCTCGGCGTCACCATCGAGGGCGAGGACGCCCGGACGTTCGACGACCGCGTCGACGCCGGCGAGTACGACGACGTCCTCGACGAGTAG
- a CDS encoding DUF4013 domain-containing protein translates to MIEASLTYLRDGDDAVTTAVIGGLLLLASPLVIPSILVFGYLARVLRRTSDGDDEPPVFEAWGELFVDGLKAFAVVFVYSLLPLAVAAAAAVVSLSAFVVVPGTGDGGAGSFLGAFAVGIFVLVAGLVALALSLVGLYVTPAALAAVAESGRVGDGFAVGALWGVVTKRAYATGWLTAAVVVLAGALAIGVLSVVPILGTIAGVFVQFYALVAAAAIVGWTWADVRPVATEPPEPEVAERSAV, encoded by the coding sequence ATGATAGAAGCATCGCTCACCTACCTTCGCGACGGCGACGACGCCGTCACCACCGCCGTCATCGGCGGGCTCCTGCTCCTCGCGAGCCCGCTCGTCATCCCCTCGATCCTCGTCTTCGGCTACCTCGCGCGGGTCCTACGGCGCACCTCCGACGGCGACGACGAGCCGCCGGTCTTCGAGGCGTGGGGAGAGCTGTTCGTCGACGGCCTGAAGGCGTTCGCCGTCGTCTTCGTTTACTCGCTGCTCCCGCTCGCGGTCGCCGCGGCCGCCGCGGTCGTGAGCCTCAGCGCGTTCGTCGTGGTCCCGGGAACCGGCGACGGCGGCGCGGGGTCCTTCCTCGGCGCCTTCGCTGTCGGGATCTTCGTCCTCGTCGCGGGGCTCGTCGCCCTGGCCCTGTCGCTCGTCGGGCTCTACGTGACGCCGGCGGCGCTCGCCGCGGTGGCGGAGTCGGGACGGGTCGGCGACGGGTTCGCCGTCGGCGCGCTCTGGGGCGTCGTCACGAAACGGGCGTACGCGACCGGCTGGCTCACGGCGGCGGTCGTCGTCCTCGCCGGCGCGCTCGCTATCGGCGTCCTCTCCGTGGTCCCGATCCTCGGGACGATCGCCGGCGTGTTCGTCCAGTTCTACGCGCTCGTCGCCGCGGCCGCGATCGTCGGCTGGACGTGGGCCGACGTGCGGCCGGTCGCGACCGAACCGCCCGAGCCGGAGGTCGCGGAGCGGTCCGCGGTGTAG
- a CDS encoding transcriptional regulator: protein MPDLNPVAKRIHNVQPRPVRLELDTGETGVFEFSSTEFFQREFRGEGVRTDADSDADFRLISSDDYERILLGRSGSDEEGWSMVGEVVAAERAEE from the coding sequence ATGCCCGACCTCAACCCCGTCGCGAAGCGGATCCACAACGTCCAGCCTCGGCCGGTGCGGCTCGAACTCGACACCGGCGAGACGGGCGTCTTCGAGTTCTCGTCGACGGAGTTCTTCCAGCGGGAGTTCCGCGGCGAGGGCGTCCGGACCGACGCGGACAGCGACGCCGACTTCCGGCTGATCAGCTCCGACGACTACGAGCGGATCCTGCTCGGCCGCTCCGGCTCCGACGAGGAGGGGTGGTCGATGGTCGGCGAGGTGGTCGCGGCCGAGCGCGCCGAGGAGTGA
- a CDS encoding universal stress protein, with amino-acid sequence MSKRILVAVDGSEEAAEALRFAAGEWPDADLTALHVINPADSATGAEGGFPGASDQWYKSAKQRGERILSEAVDAVDQEIDTRLEVGRPTKTILAVAGGEKPVGEDGDEPGEPFDHVVLASRGRTGLSRVLLGSVAEGVVRRAEVPVTVVR; translated from the coding sequence ATGAGCAAGCGCATCCTCGTCGCGGTCGACGGGTCGGAGGAGGCGGCCGAAGCGCTGCGGTTCGCGGCCGGCGAGTGGCCCGACGCCGACCTCACGGCGCTCCACGTGATCAACCCCGCGGACTCGGCGACGGGCGCCGAGGGGGGGTTCCCGGGCGCCTCCGACCAGTGGTACAAGAGCGCCAAGCAGCGCGGCGAACGGATTCTCTCCGAGGCGGTCGACGCGGTCGATCAAGAGATCGACACGCGGCTGGAGGTCGGGCGCCCGACGAAGACGATCCTCGCCGTGGCGGGCGGCGAGAAGCCCGTCGGCGAGGACGGCGACGAGCCCGGCGAGCCGTTCGACCACGTCGTGCTGGCGAGCCGCGGGCGGACCGGGCTCTCGCGTGTCCTCCTCGGTAGCGTCGCGGAGGGCGTGGTGCGCCGCGCAGAGGTGCCCGTGACGGTCGTCCGGTGA